A stretch of the Candidatus Margulisiibacteriota bacterium genome encodes the following:
- the fusA gene encoding elongation factor G translates to MKQYSPDKIKNTALIGHAGSGKTSISEAFLYDAKATTRLGKTEDGSTVSDFDPEEIKRKISIRATVLPFEYKEHKINLIDTPGYSDFIGEAVSSLWAADSAVFVACGVNGLGVGASSLWQLADRYNLPRIIVVNKLDKERSDFFRVLDTLRETFGKDVVPAQIPIGSEAGFLGVVNLLTKKAYKFENGAAIETPVPDDMKDAVEKYREMLIEEVVEIDEELLQEFMDNKPISDEEIVKAFQKSVDHKQVYPVLCASAAKNIGITLLLDDIIRWLPGADERQFETLTGEKVQCSPSGAFSAYVFSTVIEPHIGELSFARICTGTVAHSSAVFNASKNTSDRVGQILSMRGKNREELSLGSAGDIVALPKMKSAATGNTLCTQAKAVVYKPALYPEPLMSISVKPKSKADQEKMGTGLNTLTHEDPTFKVSHNLETKETIISGMGDVHLEVMLEKQKRRYGIEIEAGAPRIPYRETIKGKTKAQGKYKKQSGGRGQYGDCWLEIEPLPRGSGFQFAEKIVGGAIPRNYIPAIEKGIKETMLSGVVAGYPVMDVKVTVYDGSYHEVDSSDLAFKIAGSMGFKKGFAEARPTILEPIMNIEIVVPDDCVGDIVSDVNKRRGKILGMDPGPSKHQIVKALTPFSEIAKYASDLRSITRGRGYFSSKFSHYEEVPAKTQADLISKYAALKAAGELSERS, encoded by the coding sequence ATGAAGCAGTATTCTCCTGACAAGATCAAGAACACGGCTCTAATAGGCCACGCGGGATCGGGAAAAACCTCCATATCGGAGGCTTTTTTGTATGATGCAAAAGCCACTACCAGGCTTGGAAAAACTGAGGACGGGAGCACCGTTTCGGATTTTGATCCCGAGGAGATCAAGAGAAAGATAAGCATAAGGGCTACTGTGCTGCCCTTTGAATACAAAGAACACAAGATCAATCTGATAGATACGCCGGGGTATTCGGATTTTATTGGGGAAGCTGTCTCGTCGCTCTGGGCTGCCGATTCCGCGGTGTTCGTTGCCTGCGGCGTCAACGGGCTCGGCGTGGGGGCCTCCTCGCTCTGGCAATTGGCTGACAGGTACAATCTGCCCAGGATCATTGTGGTCAACAAACTGGACAAGGAAAGGTCTGATTTTTTCAGGGTCCTTGACACGCTTAGGGAAACATTCGGCAAGGATGTTGTTCCGGCGCAGATACCCATAGGCAGTGAAGCCGGATTTTTAGGCGTGGTAAATCTTTTGACCAAAAAGGCCTATAAGTTTGAGAACGGTGCCGCTATTGAGACGCCTGTTCCGGATGATATGAAGGATGCCGTTGAAAAATACAGGGAGATGCTGATAGAAGAGGTTGTTGAAATAGATGAAGAACTCCTGCAGGAGTTCATGGACAACAAGCCTATCTCAGACGAAGAAATAGTGAAAGCCTTTCAAAAATCCGTGGACCACAAGCAGGTCTATCCGGTGCTGTGCGCAAGCGCCGCAAAGAACATAGGGATAACGCTGCTTCTGGACGACATAATAAGGTGGCTTCCGGGAGCGGATGAAAGGCAGTTTGAGACGCTGACAGGAGAAAAAGTTCAGTGTTCACCTTCGGGAGCGTTCTCGGCCTATGTCTTTTCAACAGTGATCGAACCGCACATAGGGGAACTTTCTTTTGCCAGGATCTGCACGGGAACAGTGGCTCATTCCTCTGCCGTCTTTAATGCTTCAAAGAACACCTCGGACAGGGTAGGGCAGATACTCTCGATGAGGGGAAAGAACAGGGAAGAGCTGTCTTTAGGAAGCGCCGGAGATATTGTTGCTCTGCCAAAAATGAAAAGTGCAGCTACCGGCAATACTCTGTGCACACAGGCAAAAGCAGTGGTTTATAAGCCTGCCTTGTATCCTGAACCTCTGATGTCGATCTCGGTCAAGCCAAAGTCCAAGGCAGACCAGGAAAAGATGGGGACAGGGCTTAACACCCTAACCCACGAGGACCCCACCTTTAAGGTTTCGCACAATCTGGAGACCAAGGAGACCATAATTTCGGGCATGGGAGATGTCCATCTGGAGGTGATGCTCGAAAAGCAGAAAAGAAGGTACGGGATAGAGATAGAAGCAGGGGCTCCCAGGATACCGTACAGGGAAACGATAAAGGGAAAGACCAAAGCGCAGGGCAAATACAAAAAGCAGTCCGGAGGAAGAGGGCAGTACGGGGATTGCTGGCTTGAGATCGAGCCTCTGCCAAGGGGTTCGGGCTTCCAGTTCGCTGAAAAGATAGTAGGGGGTGCCATCCCAAGGAACTATATCCCGGCCATAGAAAAAGGCATAAAGGAGACCATGTTATCAGGGGTAGTGGCAGGCTATCCGGTGATGGATGTAAAGGTAACCGTATACGACGGCTCCTACCATGAAGTGGATTCTTCGGACCTGGCGTTCAAGATAGCAGGCTCAATGGGCTTCAAGAAAGGTTTTGCGGAGGCAAGGCCAACGATACTTGAGCCGATAATGAACATAGAGATCGTTGTCCCCGACGACTGCGTGGGCGATATTGTTTCTGATGTCAACAAAAGAAGGGGCAAGATACTGGGGATGGACCCGGGCCCGAGCAAACACCAGATAGTAAAGGCGCTTACTCCTTTTTCCGAAATAGCAAAATACGCCTCCGATCTGCGCTCTATCACAAGAGGCAGAGGATATTTTTCCTCAAAGTTCTCCCACTATGAGGAAGTCCCGGCAAAAACGCAGGCGGACCTTATATCAAAATATGCCGCATTAAAAGCGGCAGGGGAGCTTTCTGAAAGAAGCTGA
- a CDS encoding alpha/beta fold hydrolase — protein MKTRLSVPVYFERRVKDPDFVLLLVHGMGAHSGRWDFAADYFLKHNISSYSIELQGYGQTEGTKGHIDSFKEYYKDLLALCQIIKNENPGKKVCILAESMGALISFIFASRHQGLFSGLICISPAFGNGMTISLSDYLRMIMSLFYNKKKRFVMPFTSKMCTRDEAYQKAMDNDPREHRFATSGTLWEIVKAQLMAPFAARRLKLPVLFLAAGDIRDKLVSVAAEKKIFGLLKKNDPANKFIQYPEMLHALSIDEGREKVFGDILGWARVL, from the coding sequence ATGAAAACCCGCCTTAGCGTTCCGGTCTATTTTGAGCGCAGAGTTAAAGATCCTGACTTTGTCCTTCTCCTCGTTCACGGAATGGGGGCGCATTCCGGAAGATGGGATTTTGCCGCGGACTATTTTCTTAAGCACAACATTTCATCTTATTCCATCGAACTTCAGGGCTATGGGCAGACAGAAGGGACAAAGGGACATATAGACAGTTTTAAGGAATACTATAAGGACCTTTTAGCCCTTTGTCAGATCATTAAGAACGAGAATCCAGGCAAAAAGGTGTGCATACTTGCCGAAAGCATGGGGGCCCTGATCTCATTCATCTTTGCATCGCGGCATCAGGGCCTTTTTAGCGGCCTTATCTGTATCTCTCCTGCCTTTGGCAACGGCATGACAATTTCCTTGTCCGATTACTTAAGGATGATCATGTCCTTGTTCTATAACAAGAAAAAGCGTTTTGTGATGCCTTTTACCTCGAAGATGTGCACGCGCGATGAGGCTTATCAAAAGGCCATGGACAATGATCCAAGGGAACACCGGTTCGCTACTTCCGGCACGCTCTGGGAGATAGTTAAAGCTCAGCTCATGGCGCCTTTTGCCGCAAGAAGGCTCAAGCTCCCGGTGCTGTTTTTGGCTGCGGGGGACATTAGGGATAAACTGGTGAGCGTTGCCGCAGAAAAGAAGATATTTGGCCTGTTAAAGAAGAACGATCCTGCCAACAAATTCATCCAGTATCCCGAGATGCTGCACGCGCTTTCTATAGATGAAGGAAGGGAAAAGGTCTTTGGTGATATATTGGGGTGGGCGAGGGTTTTATGA
- the glpK gene encoding glycerol kinase GlpK: MKYILSIDQGTTGSRAVVYDKKGKSVAWSYHEFPQYFPKPGWVEHDPEEIWESVNKSIQAVLKKVDPSSIKAIGITNQRETTVVWDKKTGKPVYNAIVWQCRRTAGRAEELKAEGISRKVKDKTGLPIDAYFSATKIEWILNRVKGVGYRVQSENLLFGTTDSWILWKLTGGKVHATDYTNASRTMLFNITTLKWDEELLKLFKVPKSMLPEVKPSSGLFGNTVKIGRLPAGVPISGIAGDQQAALFGQTCFEPGSVKNTYGTGAFLLLNTGKKRVNSKHGLITTLGCDAKGRPCYVLEGSIFIAGAAIQWLRDGLRIINRSSESEKMAHSLKDNEGVYFVPALTGLGAPYWRPDARGLITGITRGTKREHLVRAALEAMCYSTKDVIAAMQKDSLLKIKELKIDGGAAANDFLCQFQADILGCRVVRPKVIETTSLGAAYLAGLSVGYWKNTDEIKKCWIKGKVFNQAKNRSNAKMLYGGWINAVSRTINE, encoded by the coding sequence ATGAAATACATCTTATCAATAGATCAGGGGACCACCGGCAGCCGTGCGGTTGTCTATGACAAAAAAGGAAAGAGCGTGGCCTGGTCATACCACGAATTCCCGCAGTATTTTCCAAAGCCCGGCTGGGTCGAACATGATCCCGAAGAGATATGGGAAAGCGTTAACAAGTCCATTCAGGCTGTTTTGAAAAAGGTCGACCCGTCCTCGATCAAGGCTATAGGCATCACCAATCAAAGAGAGACCACCGTTGTCTGGGATAAGAAAACAGGAAAACCGGTCTATAACGCGATAGTGTGGCAGTGCAGGAGAACGGCGGGCAGAGCTGAAGAGCTGAAGGCTGAAGGCATAAGTAGGAAGGTCAAAGACAAAACCGGGCTTCCTATTGATGCATATTTTTCGGCGACGAAGATAGAGTGGATCCTAAACAGGGTCAAAGGTGTAGGGTATAGGGTGCAGAGTGAAAATCTTTTATTTGGCACAACAGACTCATGGATATTGTGGAAGCTGACGGGGGGAAAGGTCCACGCGACGGATTATACGAACGCGTCGCGGACGATGCTGTTTAATATTACTACATTAAAGTGGGATGAAGAGCTGTTGAAATTATTCAAGGTCCCCAAAAGCATGCTTCCTGAAGTCAAGCCCTCTTCCGGTCTATTCGGAAATACAGTAAAGATCGGAAGGCTTCCTGCGGGTGTGCCGATATCCGGGATCGCGGGTGACCAGCAGGCGGCATTGTTCGGACAGACCTGTTTTGAGCCCGGTTCGGTAAAGAACACATACGGGACTGGGGCTTTTCTTCTGTTGAACACGGGAAAGAAACGGGTAAACTCAAAACACGGCCTCATAACAACGCTTGGCTGTGATGCAAAAGGAAGACCGTGCTATGTTCTTGAGGGCTCGATTTTTATAGCTGGCGCCGCTATCCAGTGGCTTCGCGACGGACTGCGGATCATTAATAGATCTTCAGAATCAGAAAAAATGGCTCATTCTCTTAAAGACAATGAAGGCGTGTATTTTGTTCCTGCGCTGACGGGACTTGGCGCGCCGTATTGGAGGCCGGATGCAAGAGGGCTTATAACCGGGATAACAAGAGGAACAAAAAGGGAACATCTGGTCAGGGCCGCTCTTGAAGCCATGTGCTACAGCACAAAAGATGTTATAGCCGCAATGCAAAAGGATTCGCTCCTCAAAATAAAAGAATTGAAGATAGACGGTGGAGCGGCTGCAAACGACTTCCTTTGCCAATTCCAGGCTGATATCCTCGGCTGCCGGGTCGTAAGGCCAAAAGTTATCGAGACCACTTCGCTGGGAGCCGCGTATCTGGCGGGCCTGTCGGTTGGATATTGGAAAAACACGGATGAGATCAAAAAATGCTGGATAAAGGGAAAGGTCTTTAACCAGGCTAAGAATAGATCTAATGCTAAGATGCTTTATGGCGGCTGGATTAACGCTGTGAGCAGAACAATAAATGAGTGA
- a CDS encoding NAD(P)/FAD-dependent oxidoreductase → MSDLDVVIIGAGVVGTSIARELSRYKLSIAVLEKEIEPAFGVSKSNSGIIHPGTQNPSNLLKGKLCVLGNKLTRKLSKELDLDFKEVGELIVIFDEADAPKLLEIKEEAEKLGVPGLRIVDRQWLDKNEPNLSSNVLAALYAPTAGIISPYRLVYALAENAAANGVEVFADAKVVRIDYRGTRPRARTPDQYKFIISTPFAEYRSRYVINCAGLFADKISRMVGIDDFTIKPRKGQEFLLDKKKEHMANHLLFPLPGRHSKGVLIIKTSDGNPMIGPTAEEVEDKEDLSTSSKGLETVLENVKKMMPSIEENDIIAYFAGLRPVAGEDFIIRHEDKVPGFINVAGIQSPGLTAAPAIALTVKELLKKNGLRLKKKLFFKKHRRPVPRSDGDIVCRCETVSAGQIKDAIKRGARTLDGIKFRTRCQAGRCHGGFCTARAMRILSEETGIPLQQITKRGKGSEVIKDERA, encoded by the coding sequence ATGAGTGACCTTGATGTTGTCATCATCGGAGCAGGCGTTGTCGGAACCTCTATCGCCCGCGAACTGTCAAGATATAAACTCAGTATCGCTGTGCTCGAAAAGGAGATTGAGCCTGCTTTCGGCGTTTCAAAATCAAACAGCGGTATAATCCACCCCGGAACCCAGAACCCTTCAAACTTACTCAAGGGAAAGCTCTGTGTCTTGGGCAACAAATTGACAAGAAAACTCTCTAAGGAACTGGACCTGGATTTTAAGGAAGTAGGGGAGTTGATCGTAATATTTGATGAGGCGGATGCCCCTAAACTTTTAGAGATCAAAGAGGAAGCGGAAAAACTGGGCGTTCCGGGACTAAGGATAGTGGATCGGCAGTGGCTTGATAAGAACGAGCCCAATCTTTCTTCAAATGTACTTGCGGCTCTGTATGCGCCTACCGCGGGCATCATCAGTCCTTACCGGCTGGTTTATGCTCTGGCGGAAAACGCGGCTGCAAACGGGGTGGAGGTGTTCGCAGATGCCAAGGTTGTGCGCATTGATTATAGGGGCACGCGGCCGCGTGCCCGTACGCCAGATCAATATAAATTCATCATATCCACCCCGTTTGCCGAATACAGGTCGCGATATGTCATAAATTGTGCCGGTTTGTTTGCGGACAAGATATCCCGCATGGTCGGGATAGATGATTTTACGATCAAGCCGAGAAAGGGACAGGAATTTCTTCTGGATAAGAAAAAGGAGCATATGGCAAATCATCTCCTTTTTCCCCTGCCGGGCAGGCATTCAAAAGGCGTTCTCATCATCAAGACCTCTGACGGCAATCCTATGATAGGCCCCACGGCAGAAGAGGTTGAGGATAAAGAAGATCTTTCAACTTCTTCCAAAGGCCTTGAGACCGTTCTGGAAAATGTGAAAAAAATGATGCCCTCTATTGAGGAGAACGATATCATTGCATATTTTGCGGGGCTTCGTCCCGTTGCGGGAGAGGATTTTATTATCAGGCATGAGGATAAAGTGCCCGGCTTTATTAATGTGGCAGGGATACAATCTCCCGGCCTTACTGCGGCTCCCGCAATAGCTCTGACGGTAAAAGAATTGCTCAAAAAGAACGGATTGCGATTAAAGAAAAAGCTCTTCTTTAAAAAACATCGCAGGCCGGTCCCGCGTTCGGACGGAGACATTGTCTGCAGGTGCGAGACGGTTTCTGCCGGCCAAATAAAGGATGCGATAAAACGGGGCGCAAGAACGCTTGATGGGATAAAGTTCAGGACGCGGTGTCAGGCAGGAAGATGCCACGGAGGATTTTGCACAGCAAGAGCGATGCGGATATTGTCCGAAGAAACGGGGATCCCTTTGCAGCAGATAACTAAAAGAGGCAAAGGGTCAGAGGTCATAAAAGATGAGAGAGCGTGA
- a CDS encoding FAD-dependent oxidoreductase, which yields MRERDLVIVGGGPAGMAAALSAYENGIKDILILERDQYLGGILNQCIHTGFGLEYFKEVLTGPEYADRFINKVKAVADIEVSLKTFVVGLKVCDPNMNVRLQRSEREPTLQRRDLVISYIKPGKREKIRAKAIIMSTGCRERTREMIHIPGTRPAGIFNAGLAQKMINVEGWLPGKQVIIIGSGDIGLIMARRLTLEGAQVKAVIEVENRSRGLARNIAQCVEDFDIPIYYRHKVAKIYGKDRVEGVDIIKVGDDLREVPNSGFTIDCDTILVSVGLIPENELIEMAGVEIDKKTNSPVSKQLNQTSVPGIFVCGNSYKVYDIVDSVTKDSYECGRTAAEYLSRGKGQGYRVQGAKR from the coding sequence ATGAGAGAGCGTGACCTTGTAATAGTGGGCGGAGGGCCGGCGGGAATGGCCGCTGCCCTGTCCGCATATGAAAACGGGATCAAAGATATCCTGATACTTGAGCGCGACCAGTATCTGGGAGGGATCTTGAACCAATGTATTCACACAGGATTTGGACTGGAATATTTTAAGGAAGTTCTTACGGGGCCGGAATACGCGGACAGATTCATTAACAAAGTCAAAGCGGTCGCGGATATCGAGGTCAGTCTTAAGACATTTGTTGTGGGTTTGAAAGTTTGTGACCCGAACATGAATGTTCGGCTCCAACGGTCTGAACGGGAGCCGACGCTTCAGCGTCGGGATCTAGTTATTTCCTATATTAAACCGGGAAAGAGGGAAAAGATCAGGGCTAAGGCTATTATAATGTCTACCGGGTGCAGGGAGAGAACAAGAGAGATGATCCATATCCCCGGCACGCGCCCCGCGGGCATCTTTAACGCGGGCCTTGCTCAAAAGATGATAAATGTAGAGGGCTGGCTGCCCGGGAAGCAGGTCATCATAATCGGCTCAGGGGATATCGGGCTGATAATGGCCCGTAGGTTAACCCTGGAAGGGGCGCAGGTAAAGGCTGTTATAGAGGTGGAGAATAGATCCAGAGGCCTTGCAAGAAATATCGCTCAGTGTGTGGAAGACTTTGACATACCTATCTATTACCGCCATAAGGTCGCAAAGATATACGGCAAGGACAGGGTGGAAGGTGTTGATATTATTAAGGTGGGTGATGATTTGCGAGAGGTTCCAAACAGCGGCTTTACGATAGATTGTGATACCATTCTCGTTTCGGTAGGATTAATTCCCGAGAATGAATTAATAGAAATGGCTGGCGTTGAAATAGACAAGAAAACTAATTCCCCGGTCTCAAAACAACTTAACCAGACCTCTGTTCCCGGAATATTTGTTTGCGGCAATTCGTATAAGGTCTATGACATAGTGGATTCCGTCACAAAAGACAGCTATGAATGCGGCAGAACGGCGGCGGAGTATCTGAGCAGGGGCAAGGGGCAAGGGTATAGGGTTCAGGGGGCTAAGAGATGA
- a CDS encoding DUF1667 domain-containing protein — protein sequence MIKTLTCIECPKGCRLSVEVENGKAVKVTGNQCAKGGKYGKSEVENPERILTSVVSAEGLQLRMVPVRTNKPIPKSKLFEAMERIKKMKLIKPIKAGEVLEKDFVISGVDLVATRTPGPF from the coding sequence ATGATAAAAACATTGACATGCATAGAATGCCCAAAGGGCTGCAGACTTTCTGTTGAAGTGGAGAATGGTAAAGCTGTAAAAGTGACAGGCAATCAATGTGCAAAAGGCGGCAAATACGGGAAAAGCGAGGTCGAAAACCCCGAGAGGATACTGACCTCTGTAGTTTCGGCGGAAGGCCTTCAGCTAAGAATGGTGCCTGTCAGGACCAATAAACCTATTCCAAAGTCCAAACTTTTCGAGGCAATGGAGAGGATAAAGAAAATGAAGCTAATAAAGCCGATAAAAGCCGGAGAGGTCTTAGAAAAGGATTTTGTGATCTCAGGAGTTGATCTGGTTGCGACTAGAACCCCAGGACCATTCTGA
- a CDS encoding DUF692 family multinuclear iron-containing protein, which produces MRIARSYTTKPLKTGFLEALASANIRFSFTRDLRMDLNLPENRGARTAAQKFSRLFGDDPRIVHREIVNWNLAEDPEPGPHFLPDDQTSVHAVFLFDNEGTRFMPNLCCPLTADYLGKPQSRLYRFLEGRDLAAISFHLCDACETTRLDYDLGISYPECAILDQNEVFLRFIDALEALNSNLPTSAGFPILLENMDYKTPAGSGACSYEHVTQPSFIASILKRSGCSFLFDIGHAMVTANNVAARGGSVKYAEDLIDLIGIERFRELHIALPVKEDEGVWIDCHRPLSSALDSPEALELLSVVKLIITERHRAGNPSPLTVNFEAADKASVHRDAEVMATFFRMVLGF; this is translated from the coding sequence TTGAGAATTGCACGATCATACACGACAAAGCCGCTCAAAACAGGGTTTTTAGAAGCGCTGGCCTCAGCCAACATCAGGTTCAGTTTTACCAGGGACCTCAGGATGGACCTTAACCTTCCCGAGAACCGGGGAGCAAGGACAGCAGCACAAAAGTTTTCCCGACTTTTCGGGGATGACCCAAGGATAGTCCACAGGGAGATAGTCAACTGGAACCTTGCAGAAGATCCCGAACCCGGACCTCATTTTCTGCCGGATGACCAAACCAGCGTGCATGCCGTGTTCCTCTTTGATAATGAAGGCACCAGGTTCATGCCAAATCTTTGCTGCCCGCTAACTGCGGATTATCTTGGCAAGCCGCAAAGCCGTCTTTACAGGTTTTTGGAAGGACGGGACCTTGCAGCAATTTCATTTCATCTGTGCGATGCCTGCGAAACAACAAGGCTTGACTACGATCTTGGCATTTCTTACCCTGAATGCGCTATTCTTGACCAAAATGAGGTTTTCTTGAGATTCATTGACGCGCTGGAGGCTCTCAATAGCAATCTGCCCACTTCAGCGGGTTTTCCTATATTACTGGAAAATATGGATTATAAAACTCCAGCCGGATCGGGAGCCTGCTCATACGAACATGTAACACAACCTTCTTTTATCGCTTCGATCCTCAAAAGATCGGGGTGTTCCTTTTTGTTTGACATAGGGCACGCAATGGTAACGGCCAACAATGTAGCTGCAAGAGGAGGTTCCGTTAAATACGCTGAGGATCTGATAGATCTGATCGGAATAGAGCGTTTCAGGGAACTCCACATCGCACTGCCAGTAAAAGAAGATGAAGGCGTCTGGATCGATTGCCACAGGCCGTTGAGCAGCGCGCTTGATTCTCCCGAAGCTTTAGAGCTTCTTTCTGTGGTTAAACTTATTATTACTGAAAGGCACAGGGCAGGTAATCCATCGCCTCTGACCGTTAACTTTGAGGCTGCCGACAAAGCATCGGTCCACCGGGATGCCGAAGTAATGGCGACCTTTTTCAGAATGGTCCTGGGGTTCTAG
- a CDS encoding FmdB family zinc ribbon protein — translation MPIYEYKCRKCDKIFEEFQGIHEKPLKYCPVCKGRLQKLFSTVGISFKGSGFYVTDSRKSAASSKSVPSGKSNIPSKPASLAVKPSVKE, via the coding sequence ATGCCAATATACGAATACAAATGCAGAAAATGCGACAAGATATTTGAGGAGTTCCAGGGTATCCATGAAAAGCCGCTTAAATACTGTCCCGTTTGCAAGGGAAGGCTTCAGAAGCTTTTTTCTACGGTAGGGATCTCATTTAAGGGATCTGGGTTCTATGTGACAGACAGCAGAAAGAGCGCGGCCTCCTCTAAAAGCGTTCCTTCCGGTAAAAGTAATATACCCTCAAAACCTGCTTCTCTAGCGGTAAAGCCGTCTGTCAAGGAATAA